In the Solibacillus sp. FSL K6-1523 genome, one interval contains:
- a CDS encoding inositol monophosphatase family protein: MDVKHVDQFAKKILLEAGKRIRAAFTYDIEIETKSNANDLVTNIDRETELFFIEQIKSFNSAHRILGEEGMGEKVNSLEGVVWIIDPIDGTMNFVKQHRHFMISIGIFVDGVGVLGYIYDVMREDLFYAIAGEGAWYNDSPLRKLQPLNINEAVIGINANWVTPNSKINHEKIIDLVRTVRGTRSYGSAAMEIAFVVSGKLDAYISMRLAPWDIGGGTIIAKEVGAIATNFNGDDFDYLTTDTFLIANPCIHQLILDQYIEEK; the protein is encoded by the coding sequence ATGGATGTAAAACATGTAGATCAATTTGCTAAGAAAATACTGTTAGAAGCAGGGAAAAGAATACGAGCTGCATTTACGTATGATATAGAAATTGAAACAAAATCAAATGCGAATGATTTAGTAACGAATATTGACCGTGAGACGGAACTATTTTTTATTGAGCAAATTAAGAGCTTTAATTCAGCGCATCGAATTTTAGGTGAGGAAGGAATGGGGGAAAAGGTAAATAGCCTAGAAGGTGTCGTTTGGATTATCGATCCAATAGATGGCACGATGAATTTCGTGAAGCAACATCGTCATTTTATGATTTCAATCGGTATATTTGTTGATGGGGTTGGCGTTTTAGGGTACATATATGATGTCATGCGGGAAGATTTGTTTTATGCAATTGCAGGGGAAGGGGCATGGTACAATGACTCGCCACTTCGCAAATTACAACCGTTAAACATTAACGAAGCAGTTATCGGAATTAACGCCAATTGGGTTACACCAAATAGTAAAATTAATCATGAAAAAATTATTGATTTAGTTCGCACAGTTCGTGGTACACGGTCATACGGTTCGGCTGCGATGGAAATTGCTTTTGTTGTCAGTGGTAAGCTAGATGCTTATATTTCGATGCGACTAGCACCTTGGGATATTGGTGGGGGAACGATCATCGCAAAAGAAGTTGGTGCGATTGCGACGAACTTTAATGGGGATGACTTTGATTATTTAACGACCGATACATTTTTAATCGCCAATCCATGCATACATCAACTGATTTTGGATCAATATATAGAAGAAAAGTAA
- a CDS encoding DUF5325 family protein, whose amino-acid sequence MNKAKAVMFIYALSAILSMVAIGFSVSLVFITGTEYDMIGIIGIIVGIIAMCAIFGLGFVTKSKFRNQGLL is encoded by the coding sequence ATGAATAAAGCAAAAGCAGTGATGTTCATCTATGCCCTTTCTGCTATACTTTCAATGGTTGCCATCGGCTTTTCCGTTTCACTTGTATTTATAACTGGAACTGAATACGATATGATCGGTATTATCGGAATTATCGTTGGTATTATTGCCATGTGTGCCATTTTCGGTTTAGGATTTGTAACGAAAAGTAAATTTAGAAATCAAGGCTTACTATAG
- the typA gene encoding translational GTPase TypA: protein MTNLRQDIRNIAIIAHVDHGKTTLVDQLLKQSGTFRSNERVEERAMDSGDIERERGITILAKNTAVNYNGTRINILDTPGHADFGGEVERILKMVDGVVLVVDAYEGCMPQTRFVLKKALEQKITPIVVVNKVDKDSARPAEVVDEVLELFIELGAEDDQLDFPVVYASGVNGTASLSDNPADQEENMSCLFEKIIETIPAPVDNSDEPLQFQVALLDYNDFVGRIGVGRVFRGTISVGQQVALMKLDGSVKNFRVSKIFGFFGLKREEVQTAKAGDLIAVSGMEDINVGETVCPTEHQEALTPLRIDEPTLQMTFLVNNSPFAGREGKWVTSRKIEDRLRSQLQTDVSLRVEDTDSPDAWTVSGRGELHLSILIENMRREGYELQVSKPQVIIREIDGVKCEPIERVQIDVPEDAVGSIIESIGTRKGEMLDMVNNGSGQVRLIFSVPARGLIGYSTEFMSITKGFGIINHTFDSYQPVVTGKVGGRHQGVLVSMENGKSTTYGMMGIEDRGTLFIEPGTEVYEGMIVGENNRDGDITVNVVKMKQKTNIRSANKDQTNVIKKPRILTLEEALEYLGDDEYLEVTPESIRLRKQILDKNERERVAKKKKNAELEG from the coding sequence ATGACAAACTTACGTCAAGACATTCGCAATATCGCGATTATTGCTCACGTTGACCATGGTAAAACAACTTTAGTAGACCAATTATTAAAACAATCGGGTACTTTCCGTTCGAACGAGCGCGTTGAAGAACGTGCAATGGACTCAGGTGATATTGAGCGCGAGCGTGGTATTACGATTTTAGCGAAAAATACAGCAGTAAATTATAATGGTACACGTATCAACATCCTTGATACGCCTGGACACGCCGACTTTGGCGGTGAAGTAGAACGTATCCTGAAAATGGTAGATGGCGTTGTACTAGTTGTCGATGCGTATGAGGGTTGTATGCCTCAAACTCGTTTCGTACTAAAAAAAGCTTTAGAACAAAAAATTACACCAATCGTCGTTGTAAACAAAGTCGATAAAGATTCAGCTCGTCCTGCAGAAGTTGTAGACGAAGTATTAGAATTATTCATCGAGCTTGGTGCAGAAGACGATCAATTAGATTTCCCAGTAGTTTACGCTTCAGGTGTAAACGGTACTGCTTCATTAAGCGATAACCCTGCAGATCAAGAAGAGAACATGAGCTGCTTATTTGAAAAAATTATTGAAACAATTCCAGCGCCAGTTGACAATTCGGACGAGCCATTACAATTCCAAGTAGCATTACTTGATTATAATGATTTCGTTGGTCGTATCGGTGTCGGTCGCGTATTCCGTGGGACGATTTCAGTAGGACAACAAGTTGCATTAATGAAGCTTGATGGTTCAGTGAAAAACTTCCGTGTTTCAAAAATCTTTGGTTTCTTCGGCCTTAAACGTGAAGAAGTTCAAACAGCTAAAGCTGGTGACTTAATTGCCGTTTCTGGTATGGAAGACATCAACGTTGGTGAAACAGTTTGTCCAACAGAACACCAAGAAGCTTTAACACCACTACGTATTGATGAGCCAACTTTACAAATGACGTTCTTAGTAAATAACTCACCATTCGCTGGTCGTGAGGGTAAATGGGTGACTTCTCGTAAAATTGAAGATCGTTTACGTTCACAATTACAAACGGACGTATCTTTACGTGTAGAAGATACAGATTCTCCGGATGCATGGACAGTTTCAGGTCGTGGTGAGCTTCACTTATCGATCTTAATCGAAAATATGCGTCGTGAAGGTTATGAATTACAAGTGTCTAAACCACAAGTAATCATTCGCGAAATCGATGGCGTAAAATGTGAGCCAATTGAGCGCGTTCAAATCGATGTTCCTGAAGATGCTGTAGGTTCAATTATTGAATCAATCGGTACGCGTAAAGGTGAAATGTTAGATATGGTAAACAATGGTTCTGGACAAGTACGTTTAATTTTCAGCGTACCAGCACGTGGTTTAATCGGTTATTCAACTGAATTCATGTCTATTACAAAAGGTTTCGGTATTATTAACCATACATTCGATTCTTACCAACCAGTTGTTACTGGTAAAGTTGGTGGACGTCACCAAGGTGTGTTAGTATCTATGGAAAATGGTAAGTCAACTACTTACGGTATGATGGGTATTGAGGACCGTGGTACATTATTTATCGAGCCAGGTACTGAAGTATACGAGGGTATGATTGTTGGTGAAAACAACCGTGACGGCGATATTACAGTAAACGTTGTTAAAATGAAACAAAAAACAAATATCCGCTCAGCGAACAAAGACCAAACGAATGTCATTAAAAAGCCTCGTATTTTAACGCTTGAAGAAGCATTAGAATATTTAGGTGATGAT